The region GAAACTAAGATGTCTGCCCCAGAAAAGACTATCCTATTAAACTTATTAGGTGCTAAATTACTAGGTTGTAATCCAAATGTTTTCCAATGCAAcggtaataaattttttatcttcaataaaaatagtataTGTGCTAGATTTCAAGTAGGTGCTTATTTAATGCATGGTGTTTCTATTGCATTAAGAAATGTTTATGGTGCTATTACTTTGAATACAATCAATTTCACCTTACCATTTATTAAACATACGAAATATTTGCCAGGTGatccaaaatttaaagaagatGAACCTGAAATGTCATTTACAGTCATGGATTGGATCCTAGAATGTTATCATACAATTCAAGCTCAAAAGCAAAGACATTATATCGCTAAAGGTGTTCCAAGcattaaagaattgaacTTCTTcgttgaaaaaaattttgttattaaagatttaatcAAAGGATTGAAAGTGTACCGTccatatattaattatagtATTAATCCAGATGGTACTCCAAAGCCACCGAAGAAGAGACAATCTAAAGGTTGTGCTGGTTTTGCTCGTGAAACTGCcgattctttaaaattcaaTACTACACCAAGTGGGATGCAAAAGAATGGCATTCCAAAACAAGGTGAAAAGGAAATTAAAGTTACTATCACTGAATATTTCCAAAAGAAATATGacattaaattaaaatatccaGGCTTCAAATTGGTTACTTTAGGTTCTGATCCTGTCCCTGCTGAATGCTTGACTATTGTCCCTGGCCAAAAATTGAAGGGTCAAATCTCAGATGATGTTGCTATGATTAACTTTGCTGCTATTAGACCAGCGGAGAAATTTAGGATCATTTCTGATTTAGCTTTACCAATGATCAGAAATGCTTTAACTGACAAAGATACTGGCACAGCTCCTCACGACTCTCAATTTAACTTTATGAGGGTTCCATCACGTATCATTGATTCCCCTGTGATTCAATATAAGAAATCCATCGTTGAATATGTTGACAAACCTTATGGTACTACTGCCCAATTTACTAAAGAAGGCcatcaagaattaaaagGTAATTGGAATATGGCGAAACATGAATTTATATCTACTGCTTATAAACCAATGGATTTGAGagttttatatattgaCGATAAAGATGACAATCCAAGCTCTgcattattagaagaattattaagatgcttgaaaaaatttgtcTCTGATGTTGCCACTGTTGGAGTCCATTTCAATTTAGCAGGCTCTCCAATTTTGGTATCTCAATTCACTGCTCCAATGAAAGTCTTTGAAGGTAGTGGTGGCCGTGGTGGCAGAGGTGGTCGTGGTGGCCGTGGTGGTCGAGGTGGTCGTGGCCGTGGTGGCTTCTCTCGTGCTCCACCTTCTTTTAGGCTGTCACCTGGTGAAGAAAAGATTAAccaattattatcatccaTTCCACCAAATTCGTATGTCCTGTATGTTTTATCTCGTGGTAACAATGATTCAGTTTATAACAGATTAAAATATGTGACAGACTTAAAATATGGTATTCTAAACAATTGTGTTGTTTGGAATAATTTCAGAAAAAATTCCATTCAGTACAATGTTAATGTTGCCatgaaaattaatttgaagatgaaagGTGTTAATCATTCCTTAGCTAAAGATCACATCATTGAATTGACTGATAATGAAGGATTACCATATATGATTGTGGGTGCAGATGTTACCCATTATCCTGAACTAGATGAGAGATCCATTTCCTCTCTTGTTGCATCGTTCGACGACAAATATGCTCAATTCCCAGGTGAATATTTGATGCAAGATAATGTTGGTGAAGAAATGATTACCAGAATTGGTTCCTTGGCATATGGtagattgaaaaaatatcaagagCATAATAACGGTAAACTGCCTAACTCTATCTTATTTTACAGAGATGGGGTTTCTGAAGGTCAATTTTCTCAGTTGGTACAAATTGAAGTTAAAGGCTTGAAGGAAGGTTTAAGAAAAGCTGGTTCTCAATTGTTGGGTGGTAAGAAATACGATCCTAAATTATCCACTATTGCCGTCGTTAAGAGAAACCAAATTAGATTTATGCCTCTACAAGAAAATGCCGTCAATGAGAAGGCTGAAATAGCGGCTGTTCAATCTATGGGTAATGTAATGCCAGGTACTGTGGTTGATCGTGGTGTTACTTCTAATGCacattttgattttttcttgcAATCTCAACAAGCTCTAAAAGGTACAGGTGTTCCAGGTCATTATTGGTGTGTATATGATGAGAATATGTTAACATCTGATAAATTACAGTCCATAACTCACTCTCTATGTTACATCTTTGGCAGATCAAGTACCAGTGTAAAGGTTGCCTCTCCAGTATATTACGCAGATTTACTATGTGACCGTGCCGCTAGATTCTTTAAAGCAAACTATGATATTGCTAAGAATGAATTTGACAAAATTAAGAAGAACAGGGATGACTGCCCTCCATCTAACTTATTATTACCTCCACCTAAAGATCAAGTTAAGAACGTTATGTACTATATTTGAGTTATCATCACTTCATCACTGGAACTCATTGTTGACTAGAAATCTATTATTGCTCGtttttctataattatttataccTTCATACATTATAAATCATGTTCACGTTCCTTTTGTTTCATTTTGAATCTTTGTTTTTGAAGGTTAATATGCAACTTAAgtaaatatatagaaaaaaaattcttaaaaagTATCCATAGGAGAGTAACATTACAtgattattcatttttgtCCTATAATATTTCTGTGTAGTCAAGTTAGTTTTTCCATGTCCTTGGATAGATGATAAGCCTAATATGGctcattttttattttctattcttTTATGATGgtgaataaataaaatgtaTCCAACATtcttgtatatttttaattactaacaaattgtttttttgtattatacTTTGTAagtttctttttgttttatctttttttctaagGTTACACTAACACTGCCCTTTTTTTGaacttttaatatcaatactTTAACTACCACAACTTAACTTTGCAGCAGAGCCTATAATCAAAAAAGATACATTAATACTACGTTGAGGAATATTGTAAAACGATATCTGAATCATTTTGGGGCCAAGAAAATATGGTAagacaaaaataaaagaaagagtataaaaaataataatcttagGGGAAAAATAACTTTTAATGTGAGAACTTGAGATGGTGATCATAATaggaatattttttgagtATTATTGAAGTAATTACAATTTCGTTCTTTTCTTTGAAGTTCGAAAGGTTAGACATTACCGACAAGGGCTGTCaacaaagaaagaaaagtaTTTGAAATGATCTGTTTAGATAACTTCAGAAGAATGATTTTGGTACAATTACAAGATAACAAAgttttttatatatgtgtTAAATAGAGTTGGCACAACACTTGTATGggatttataaaataatggAGTATCAACGTAGTACCATGATGCCTTATTATGAGAGTTATATCTTATCTAGTTGACACATATAAAGAATACTTATTTATGTCTCAACTCTatcaaatttctttttttactgACTGCTTGTTTTACAATCTTATATCTTAACccatttttgtttaatcaTTTGTGTTGACAATATttgctaaaaaaaaagttgaCAATTTAGGCTATCAGCAAAGAAAAGGGTTGTAGAAGTAAAAAGATATAAGGAAGAAATAGTGTCTGGGGTAAGGGGAGACACTATGATGAGTTAGTAACAGAGAGATATAATGCTTTAGAATGTTCAGTTAACTCAAATAATGCAAtcatagaaaatattagcTCAATTTGGTTAGAAATAGCTAGTTATAAAGGAAATAGAAAGATAATCCTGGtcttgttttattttattttgcttGGGTGGgtatttttccaaaaaaagGAACTAAAAGAGGAGGATTCAGAGAGAAGATCAGAGCATATTACTGCCCTTTATATACATGAGAATTAGGTGTAATGAGTATGAAAACGATGGTAAGTGTGTTTCAGGGGGTTCCCTAAATAGGGTGGCgctatttttgaataaagtGGATGGATTGGTCTTAGTAGTCTGTGTGTCTAGTGTAGTTGGATTCAAGTATTTTATTCTTGGTACTGTAccaacaacaataacacCAACAACTGTTGTAGACATATTCTAAGTATATCAAATGTTAACTAAgcaatataataaaaagtaatgtTGTCAAGTCTAAACTATAAGCAAAGCAATCACACAATCTTATGACTACGAATCATACAATCACACAGTCGTGCGTTTAGGCAACTATAAGACTATGGGTCATAATGTTATGTACTCAAGCAATTGTGCAATTGCTTGAGAGTtaataaactaatattCAGGATAAATAGTTCTATTTGATAAAGTATAAATAGGGCAGTTTATCCATCAAGAACTCCTAAGTTTAGAgttcttttatattaattttatagttaaaaagaaaaaaaataagttattatttaagtaCAAATAGTACTCTAGTATTAGTGAAAAGCCAATAACTAATACAAGTTTATCTAAGTCCATAATTATCTATTGAACAAAAATGATTATTACAACGACTATTATATAATCATCTGGATAGTATTTTACAGATGACTATAACCCtgattattcttataactATAACTTACTTATCTTATTCTGTGTAATTCTATATAGATGTCTCATGGGCATCGCTTTATATACAAGCGAGTTTACGCGTCACAACATGTTGACGCGAAGGTCTCTGATTTAGTTAGGGCTTGTAAGCTCCTAACCCTTGACACAGTGTACTGACAGTATCACTATGTCACAAAAATCTGTTGTAATACGAGACTGACAGGACAAGGATGGTGTTTCAGAGTTCGGATGGTACTGAGATCAGTAGTTACAGGTTGTATTACACAAGATTATTGTGTCTCCCCTTGGTCCTTCCTTTATAGtatataatagtatattgATCTATACATGCTCCTTATATACTTCTTTAGAGCTGGACAGTTCTAGGTGCATAGTTACAAGATGCGGTACACTCATTGAAACCTGGGTGTCATTCTTACTAATAGATGTACGAGATGAACCAGAAGTGGGTGCAGATTCAGCGGTTACAGTTGATGTTCCACGCCTGCTGAATAGTTGTTTCTCAGCTGTGGTCAGTTGCTCTGTCCTCTCTCGAGGCTTCTCTTGTACTGATTTTTTGTAAGTATTACGTGAAAGTCGACGGCACTTAGACGGTTTTACAACACGATAACGTATTTGAAGGGCGTGTGGTCTAGAGGTATGATTCTCGCTTTGGGTTgatataatacaaaaatgCGAGAGGCCCTGGGTTCAATTCCCAGCTCGCCcctatatttttgaattgtaTTTGGTTTGTCACATAGTGTGAGCTATTTTAGTCACGTGTATAAACCAAGATCACGTGATAACGGAATGGACATGTAGATTAACAAGTAAGtgaatcatgaacataaattctatttaagaatctaaagctaaaagaataaactagaggGCTAAGATGGAACAAAGAGGTAAGAAtcagaaaacaaaaaggacgaaatacaaaagatggaagtgtatagtgaacaaatcggaacgtaataataataatatttaacttacataGGCTCATgtatatagttgtatagtttaataaacagttggtattaaactagcagccaaaaagatatactacTGGGAGTAGCAAAGcataaaattgttacatGGTTAaagtcacgtgatataGATATTTCTTCATAGCCTTTATTCATGCCGTAGTTTTAGCAATTACATTAGTAGATATTATCTAAGCAGTTGTCCAataattatctttattccacaattttttcttttttatttctatgaAAGatgttcttttttatttttttttacctatAGAAGCAAAAATACAAACAAATAGACCCTGGCTAAGAGTTTAAATGACATTTTTGAAacaacaaagaaaaattatttatctaTCATTCATATTGTACTTAGTATGTGTTTTTTTGAAGGATAAACGTGGCTGTCAGATATTTGCAATAAtttccattattaatatgtGGCGCAGTGATTTTTGAAGTTACGTGATGACTTTCTATTCAGATGAGATGAGATCTacaagaatatataaacaCGAAGTTGAAAAGTTTTCACTATGACCAAGATATAtagagaaaagaaagaaacgAAAAGTATCAACAAGAGTGATCTGGAAATCTGgaaactaatattattatatattacttATCTAGATACATTACATACcaatcaaattatatagTCCTTTAAGTTAAAGACTTCATTGTTGTTATCACTCAGGAATTAGT is a window of Henningerozyma blattae CBS 6284 chromosome 5, complete genome DNA encoding:
- the TBLA0E04730 gene encoding uncharacterized protein produces the protein MSEAPVAPLTEAAAAVESSSVTNTPSAAGTPEPGTAVKKEKKKKDKKKKEKKEPKDSEETPSSIEDSAEKERKKTKKKDKKPKEKKEKKKSSEESVSATSDVSSNTDQSSVNKEKKDKKDKKDKKEKKDKKENEENEENEEKEEKEEKEEKEEKEEKKDKKDKKDKKDKKDKKEKKEKKEKKEKKERKEKKEKKEKKEKKEKKSKSESETFSSAASAAAFIDTTTDSTSNSSTNTGIIIPNETFDIEKVVPKPEASAEISDAYRVHARPDYGTIGTKVDVLTNHVLMSTGDDVLAKQGVVADDKIDPWWKKAWVYTYRIDFKPPEKKIPPGRGPRRGPPPPPPELSKPKRYQLIESLFHEDETLFRYKDRISFNGEDSLCSHVPLEEFTLFDGCWEVSNKQQKKKTVAKEATSVALEPELEELVSQITLKFTGKVCLRDIYKGTIEQDTDFQETKMSAPEKTILLNLLGAKLLGCNPNVFQCNGNKFFIFNKNSICARFQVGAYLMHGVSIALRNVYGAITLNTINFTLPFIKHTKYLPGDPKFKEDEPEMSFTVMDWILECYHTIQAQKQRHYIAKGVPSIKELNFFVEKNFVIKDLIKGLKVYRPYINYSINPDGTPKPPKKRQSKGCAGFARETADSLKFNTTPSGMQKNGIPKQGEKEIKVTITEYFQKKYDIKLKYPGFKLVTLGSDPVPAECLTIVPGQKLKGQISDDVAMINFAAIRPAEKFRIISDLALPMIRNALTDKDTGTAPHDSQFNFMRVPSRIIDSPVIQYKKSIVEYVDKPYGTTAQFTKEGHQELKGNWNMAKHEFISTAYKPMDLRVLYIDDKDDNPSSALLEELLRCLKKFVSDVATVGVHFNLAGSPILVSQFTAPMKVFEGSGGRGGRGGRGGRGGRGGRGRGGFSRAPPSFRLSPGEEKINQLLSSIPPNSYVLYVLSRGNNDSVYNRLKYVTDLKYGILNNCVVWNNFRKNSIQYNVNVAMKINLKMKGVNHSLAKDHIIELTDNEGLPYMIVGADVTHYPELDERSISSLVASFDDKYAQFPGEYLMQDNVGEEMITRIGSLAYGRLKKYQEHNNGKLPNSILFYRDGVSEGQFSQLVQIEVKGLKEGLRKAGSQLLGGKKYDPKLSTIAVVKRNQIRFMPLQENAVNEKAEIAAVQSMGNVMPGTVVDRGVTSNAHFDFFLQSQQALKGTGVPGHYWCVYDENMLTSDKLQSITHSLCYIFGRSSTSVKVASPVYYADLLCDRAARFFKANYDIAKNEFDKIKKNRDDCPPSNLLLPPPKDQVKNVMYYI